In a genomic window of Synergistes jonesii:
- a CDS encoding magnesium transporter CorA family protein encodes MLKITKTTETHLIELSPERIEAGAWINLVRPTADELSEAERMTGAPQDFIRSAMDPEESSRIEIEENHILVLINVPIDHESHDYEYDTIPLGIIITPDYFVTICQEYNDVIQNFSEARFRYFCTFKRTRLLFQILYRSAMLFLKDLRQMTRRSDQIEQDLRQSMKNEELFQLLDLQKGLTYYSMSLRSNKVVVERLLRLCSNPQVSHIIKFREEDDDLLDDVRVEYDQAIEMAQIQTDVLAGMMDAFASVISNNLNIVMKFLASITIVLAIPTMVASFFGMNVPVPWTAHPMGFTIVCFIALIMTIAATWVLWKKRLF; translated from the coding sequence ATGCTAAAAATCACAAAAACTACAGAGACGCATCTCATCGAGCTCTCTCCGGAAAGGATAGAAGCGGGTGCGTGGATAAATCTTGTACGCCCTACCGCGGACGAGCTTTCTGAGGCGGAAAGGATGACCGGAGCGCCGCAGGATTTCATACGCTCCGCAATGGACCCTGAAGAGTCCTCGCGCATCGAAATCGAAGAGAATCATATACTCGTCCTCATCAACGTTCCCATCGACCATGAATCGCACGATTACGAATACGACACGATACCGCTCGGCATCATAATCACGCCGGATTACTTCGTGACGATATGCCAGGAGTACAACGACGTCATTCAGAATTTTTCCGAGGCGCGCTTCCGCTACTTCTGCACCTTCAAGCGCACTAGGCTGCTCTTCCAGATACTTTACCGCTCGGCGATGCTCTTCCTCAAAGACCTGCGCCAGATGACGCGGCGTTCGGATCAGATAGAGCAGGACCTGCGCCAGTCGATGAAAAACGAAGAGCTCTTCCAACTGCTCGACCTGCAGAAAGGCCTTACCTACTATTCGATGTCGTTGCGCTCGAACAAGGTCGTCGTCGAACGCCTGCTGCGCCTCTGCTCCAATCCGCAGGTTAGCCACATAATAAAATTTCGCGAAGAGGACGACGACCTGCTCGACGACGTCCGGGTCGAATACGACCAGGCGATAGAGATGGCGCAGATTCAGACGGACGTCCTCGCCGGAATGATGGACGCCTTCGCCTCCGTCATTTCGAACAACCTGAACATCGTCATGAAATTCCTCGCGTCGATAACGATCGTGCTGGCGATTCCCACGATGGTCGCGAGCTTCTTCGGCATGAACGTCCCCGTGCCGTGGACCGCCCATCCGATGGGCTTCACAATAGTCTGCTTCATAGCGCTCATTATGACGATAGCGGCGACCTGGGTGCTCTGGAAGAAGAGGCTCTTTTAG